The DNA region GGGAGAGGGGATGAGAAATTACGCAAAGGTGAATTAAGGATACAAATTATGGTGGTTTAAAGAATAAAAACGAGATTTTATGCAAAATTTTAAAAAATTAATCTTATTGGTAAGCTAAATCTGGTTTATAGAGGTGCCCTTAAGAAAGTACGTTCATGAAATATTGGGTTCAAGTTAAACCGCGTTCAAAAGTCAGCAAGGTTGAGAAAATGGCGGATGGGTCGTTGGCTGTTTGGGTGGCGGCGCCTCCGGTGGAGGGTAAGGCCAACGAGGCAGTCCTTGAGGGCTTGGCAAAATATTTTAGGGTGCCCAAAAGTGCGATTATCATTAAGAGTGGACTGAGCGGAAAACGAAAATTAATTGAGATTACTGAGTAGACTGTGGCCTACTTAATTAAAATCGATGGTCTCCAAATAATCAGGGATGTTGCACGCCCATTTCAGATCCCACTCAATCTTTTGGCGCAAGGCCTCACTGGCGGTAGGTTCGCCATGGGTAAGAAAGGTCATGCGAGGTGGTTTTTTAAATTGCTGCAACCAACCCAAGATTTCGTTTTCATCGGCATGGGCGCTGAGGCTATCGATCGAAGCCACTTCGCAGCGGACAGGAACCATTGCGCCATGGATTCTAACTTCTTTGACGCCGTGAAGCATCGCTTCTCCCCGCGTGCCTGCGGCTTGAAAGCCTGAAAAAAGCACCAAATTTTTTGGATTAGGGGCCAAAAATTTTAGGTGATGTAATACGCGCCCCCCGGTAGCCATGCCACTGGCCGAAATGATGACACACGGATCAGTTGAAGTATTCAGGCGTTTAGAAGCTTCGACGCTAGTGACAAATTTGGCGACATTACAAATGGCATCGCACTCAGCAGGGGTTAAGGTAAGGTTTTTTAAAAAATCGCAATAAAGACGAGTGGCATCAATGGCCATGGGGCTGTTGAGATAAATGGGTACATCGGGGATTTCATGAGCGGCTTTTAATTTTGATAAAAGGTAAAGCAGTTCTTGGGCCCTACCAATGGCGAAGGCTGGAATGAGTACGGTGCCTTGGCGATTTAAAGTTATTTGTAAGTATCGTTTCAGGGTTTCTAAGGGATTTTCTTTGGGATGAGTCCTTCCGCCATAAGTTGATTCAACGATCAGATAATCAACGTAAGTAGGGTAATAGGGAGCAGGGATAATGGGGCTGTGGGGTCTGCCTAAATCTCCTGAAAAAATCATACTGCGATGATTAAAATCAAACCGTATCATGCTTGCCCCAACAATGTGGCCAGCCGGTTGAAAAGAAAAACGCAATTGGGGCGCGAGGTTCACTTCAGTATTCCAAGGAGTGGGTTTAAAATAACCAAGAGCTTTTTCGGCGTCTGCTTGGGTGTAGAGAGGCAAAGCGGGGCTATGTTTGGAAAGGCGGTGTTTGTTGATAAACTGCGCGTCTTCTTCTTGCAGGTAGCCAGAATCGGGCAACATAATTTTAGCGAGGCTCGTGGTGCCTTCGGTCGCATAAATAGGGCCGCGGAAATCATTTTTTACTAAGAGCGGCAAATAACCACTGTGATCAATGTGAGCATGAGTGAGAACCACGGCTTCAATGGTGTTTGCTGGGATGGGCAGAGGCTCCCAGTTGCGCAGGCGCAGCGCTTTAAGGCCTTGAAACAAACCACAGTCTACCAAGTAGTTCTTGCCGTTAAATTGAATTAAATATTTGGAACCCGTAACCGTGCCAGTTCCACCTAAAAATGATATTTTCACAACTCAAAACCCTTATGGCAGTGATTATTGAACCTTGAGAAAAATCATAGCGTTTTTTAGAGAAGAATGACATCCAATATTTGGCTCGGTTTTTTACTACCTTAAAAAGGAGGCCTTTATGATGTTTGAATCTCATATTGCATTAGGTGTAACGTTGTTAGCCTTGGTGGCGGCTGCTGGGTTGTTGGTTTTTAGCAGCAAAGCAGAAGGTTGTGTTAAGCGTCTAGCAAAGGTTGTAGCTTATGCCGCGCTGATTATCGGAGTATTGAGTATTATTTGTATCACTTATTATACGATTCGCTATTCACAACATGGTTACTTTAAGACACCCTATGGTAAAAATTGTCCGATGATGGATGGCAAAGGCATGCCTATGATGGATCATCATGGCATGATGAAGGGTGATAAAATGAAAAAGTCAGGGCCTGAGACAGTGCCCTCCGAAGATCACCTGGAGCATCATCCTTAAAACCCGGAAAATAATCATCATGGCGCTGGATCCTATTTGTGGAATGACGGTTAAGGAGAGTCAGTCAGCCCTCAAATCAAGCTATTTGTCGGTTGATTACTATTTTTGTTCCAAGCATTGCCAAGATACCTTTAAGGCCGAGCCCGATCGTTACATAAAAAAGGTCCCGATTATATCATGGATCCCGGGTCCCCGGATCGGAGTCCGGGGCAGGCAAGCCCGGGATGACGCCATCCCGGGCTTGACCCGGGATCAATATATGACGTCAACGATGCAAGCTCACTCCAAGGGTGGTGATACGGCCAAAGATCCAATTTGTGGAATGGTGGTTGATAAAAAGGCCGCCTTAAAAACTCAAAAAGATGGGCGGGCTTATTATTTTTGCAGCCTGGGTTGTCAGCGCACCTTTGAGTCTCCCGAGGCCGAACTCAAATCCATGCGTAAACGGGTGACGATTGCCTTGACCGGAGTTTTGGCCTTGGCGTTGCTGCGTGCAGCGGCCTTTATGTTTTTGGCAGCTGGAGCTACGATTGTGAGTTGGGCGCCCATTCCAGCGCTACCTTGGTTCACCTGGGGGGTGTGGCTTTTTATTTTAGTGACGCCGGTGCAATTTATTGGCGGGTGGGGTTTTTACAAAGGTGCGTGGAATGCCTTAACCAATCGATCGATTAATATGGATTTGCTCATCGCCCTGGGAACCACCGTGGCCTACCTCTACAGCATTGCGGTCATTTTTACCCCTGAGTTACTTCCCGTCAAAGTTGAAGAGCGCGATGTCTACTTTGAAGTTTCAGCGGTCATCATTGCCTTTGTGCTCTTGGGCAAATACATGGAAGAACTCATCAAAAAGCGATCGTCGGCGGCCATTCGTAAGCTCATGGATTTAAAGCCAGCCACGGCGCGAGTGCTTCGCAATGGCATCGAAACTGATATTCCAGCCAGCCAAGTCATGGTGGATGAAATCATGATCGTCAAGCCAGGCGAAAAGATTCCCACCGATGGTGTTGTGATCGAAGGTAGTTCTTCAGTCGATGAATCGATGTTAACCGGTGAGTCGATGCCCGTAGAAAAGAAAATCGGAGCAACCGTTATTGGCGCCACTCTCAACCAAAAAGGATTGCTGAAAATCAAAGCCACCCGAGTGGGGGCCGAAACAACGTTAGCGCAAATTATTAAGTTAGTCGAAGAAGCCCAAACCACCACTGCCCCCATTCAACGATTGGCCGATCAGGTCACCGGTTATTTTGTGCCCGCTGTAGTGATAACCGCTTTTTTATCTTTTGTGCTGTGGTGGGCCAGCGGTAATTTCCCTCAAGGGTTGTTAGCTTTTATCGCTGTGTTGATCATTGCCTGCCCTTGCGCCTTAGGGATTGCAACCCCAGCGGCCTTGATGGTTGGGGTAGGCAAAGGTGCAGAAGCGGGCATTCTTATTCGTGGGGGTGAGGTTTTAGAACGCGCTAAAAAATTGACCACCATCGTGTTTGATAAAACCGGCACTTTGACGATGGGCAAACCAACCGTGACCGACTTAGTTTCATTGGCTACGCTTTCCGAAAACGAACTTTTGGCCCTGGCCGCGAGCCTTGAGTCGGGCTCTGAGCATCCTTTAGCTGAGGCCATAGTTGCCGAAGCAAAAAAACGCATGCTGGTTTTGCCAAAGTTAGAAAAATTCGAAGCCATTCCGGGTCACGGCATTCAAGGCAGGGTCGACGGGAAAAATATTTTAATGGGAAATCGGCTGCTTTTTGAGAAAGAGAAAATTTTAGCCGAGAAAGCCGAATCAACCATGGTGCAATTTGAATCCATGGGTAAAACGGCCATGTTGATGGGTGTCAACCAAACCTTGGTGGGGGTGATTGCCGTGGCGGATGCCTTGAAGGCAGAGGCCGCCCCAGCCATTGCCCTGTTAAAAGCCGAAGGGCTTAAAATCGTTCTTTTAAGCGGCGACAACCAAAAAACAGCAGAGGCTATTGCCAAGCAGGTAGGAATTGATCGCGTGATCGCTGAAGTGCTGCCCAGTGATAAAGCTAGGCATGTTCAAGGGCTAAAAGATCAAGGTGAAGTGGTGGCCATGGTAGGGGACGGGGTTAACGATGCGCCGGCTCTAGCAACGGCTGACATTGGTATTGCCATTGGGTCGGGTTCGGATGTGGCGAAAGAAACAGGTGGAATTATTTTAGTAAAAAATGATGTGAGTGATGTGCTCACGAGTATTCGGCTTTCTCGCGCCACCATGCGCAAAATAAAACAAAATTTATTTTGGGCCTTTATTTACAATGGGGTCGGGGTTCCGGTGGCAGCCCTGGGATTTTTAAATCCCATTATTGCTGCAGCGGCCATGGCACTTAGTTCGCTTTCCGTTATTATCAATTCAGCCTTGCTCAAAAGATTTAAAATTTCAACACACCCGTCCATTATTGGTAATGACCGCTAAGCTGTAAATAGAAAAAGTGTGCCATGTCGTTTGTGCTAGCGGTCGTATCTTGAAAAAATTGGCCTGGAATGAAGATTGAATAACCGGCTAATAGATCAAGGTATTCAATTGGCTTCCATGTGAACAAAAGATCGACTTCATGCCCTGCAAAGCTGCTCGCGCCCGCGTTTCCCGAACGAAGCCCGGTGGTGTTAAAGCCCATGCCAGCTCGATAAAACCCATCAACCGGTTTGGGTAACAAAAAGGCATGATAGGCAAGAGACAGCTTTGTCTTGTCAATAGGGGCCACAGAAATATTGGTCGAAATATCATGCAGGTTTCTCCAACCAAAGAAATCCATGACGCCATATTTATCGTGGTTGGTTGGGTAAAGATTGTAAAAAGTATGGGCCTTTCCATCAGCGGCATTGCCATCGCCTGAGGCAAAATTATATTCTAACTCCAAGCGTGGTTTATAGGCATTATCAAAGGTGTAACCTAAAGAGGCATGGCCGGCCCCTGCCAAAAGATCACTCGCCCCAATATCACCAAATTGAACCGCCGCTTCTACATCATAATCCAGCCCCAGCTTAAATTTGCCATAACTTCTTAAACCACCGGTATAAATGCGCCGTTTTGCCCCGCCAACTGCATCACCATCAAGATCCACCAGAAAATAGGCATCGAGATCCCCGGTAGGTAAAGATTTAAGGGTGTTGTAGGTTCCAAGAAAATAATTATCGGCGCCAGCCCCTCGGGCCACAATGCTTGCAAACCAATCGGAGATGAGGCGTTCTTTCCATTCAAATTTTAGGCGAACCGCATCAAAAGAACGCGCCACATTATGCCAACCAAAGGCACCCACTAATCTTTCTTTGCCGTATTTTAATTCTTGCCGCCCAACGCGCAGGCTTATACCTGAATTGCCAATATCTAATAAATCAAGATAAGCCTGGTGAATTCCGAAGGAACCAGAAACCCCATTGCCACCACTATTATTTTCAGTGAGGCCCACAAGGCCAAAGGTTCTAGAATCTTGCAGTTGCACGTAAAGCCCTACATGCTCATGGGGTAGAATATTTAAACCCAATCGAGTTCTTAGTAAAACAAACGAAGCATTGCCGGTGGTTTCAGGATAGGCAAAAGAAGCGGTGGCAAGAGAATCACCCGGTATATTATTATAGTTAAGATTAGTTTCACTTCGGGTACGAAGCTCGGCTTCAATCTTAACCACATCGGTCCAATGTTTCTTTTCTTCTGCCTTTAGACTTTTTGTGGAAAGCAGCGGGATAAAAATAAGCACAAGAAAAACAATGGAAAGATTTTTTCGAATCATGGGACTCTCCTTTTTTTAGCTTTGTTAAATCATCACGATTCGATAACCCATGATCGCTATCAAGGTAAACACTGTTTTTCGTCATGTCGAAGAATTAATGAATGTCAAAAAAAGGTAAGAGCTGAGTCTTTGAAATAAAAACCGCTTGGCAATCTTCAGCAGCCATACAGGTGCAACAGTGAGCATCGCCGCTTGCAAAGACATCAAGGCCAATGATTTCCCCTTGGGCGATGGTATGGCGATGATTGTCTTGGGTGGGGTTGCCATCTTCTTTCCAAAATTCAACTTGGCCGGATCGAATTAAAAAAACCCCATAAGGCGAATGCCCTTCATAAAAAAGCGCTTGGCCTTTTTTGAAAGTTAAGGGTTGACCTTCTTTGATCATCGCCGGCCATGAATTTTCTAATTTTGGAAAGTCCATATCTTGCACCCAGTCTATAGTAAAAAAAAATCTTCTTACTAAAAATGATTCTGGGTAGGAAAAGCCATGATCTTCGTCATGTGGGCTAGTCCTTCGACAGCTTAATTTTTATCTTACAATAGCGCTCAGGACTAGTGCTGAGCGTTTAATTATTTTCTCTTTGAGAAAATAATTAAATTGTCGAAGCACTAGATTTCAAGGCGGGCTGTCTCGAGGAGGGCTTTGGCATCGACGATCGTAATGTCTCGATCCCTCACTTCAATGACACCATCCCCTTTAAATTCAGAAAGTAAACGAATAGCCGTTTCTTGGGTAATGCCAATCATTTCAGCCAATTCTTCGCGGGATAATTTGAGATCAATCAAAACTCCCTTTTTCGTGGGTTTGCCATAGGCCTCTTTTAACATCAAGAGAAGCTCGGCCATTCTTTCGCGAACCGAACGTTGGGCAATGCTGGTGGCTAGTTCCTCAGCTTGGCGAAGCTCTCGGCAAAGTTTGCTGATAATATTCAAAGCCAATTCTGGATTTTTGGCCAAAACTGGGAAAAAGGCGTTTCGATCGACACAGCAAATCGTGGCGTTTTCTAAGGCCTCGGCGGTTGCAGAATAAGGTTCGTCGGAAAATAAAGAACGATAACCCAATAAATCACCCGGGCCGGCAATGCGTACAATCTGTTGTTTGCCATCAACGCCGGTTTTAAAAAGTTTTAC from Deltaproteobacteria bacterium includes:
- a CDS encoding DUF167 domain-containing protein; this encodes MKYWVQVKPRSKVSKVEKMADGSLAVWVAAPPVEGKANEAVLEGLAKYFRVPKSAIIIKSGLSGKRKLIEITE
- a CDS encoding MBL fold metallo-hydrolase, which encodes MKISFLGGTGTVTGSKYLIQFNGKNYLVDCGLFQGLKALRLRNWEPLPIPANTIEAVVLTHAHIDHSGYLPLLVKNDFRGPIYATEGTTSLAKIMLPDSGYLQEEDAQFINKHRLSKHSPALPLYTQADAEKALGYFKPTPWNTEVNLAPQLRFSFQPAGHIVGASMIRFDFNHRSMIFSGDLGRPHSPIIPAPYYPTYVDYLIVESTYGGRTHPKENPLETLKRYLQITLNRQGTVLIPAFAIGRAQELLYLLSKLKAAHEIPDVPIYLNSPMAIDATRLYCDFLKNLTLTPAECDAICNVAKFVTSVEASKRLNTSTDPCVIISASGMATGGRVLHHLKFLAPNPKNLVLFSGFQAAGTRGEAMLHGVKEVRIHGAMVPVRCEVASIDSLSAHADENEILGWLQQFKKPPRMTFLTHGEPTASEALRQKIEWDLKWACNIPDYLETIDFN
- a CDS encoding heavy metal translocating P-type ATPase, giving the protein MALDPICGMTVKESQSALKSSYLSVDYYFCSKHCQDTFKAEPDRYIKKVPIISWIPGPRIGVRGRQARDDAIPGLTRDQYMTSTMQAHSKGGDTAKDPICGMVVDKKAALKTQKDGRAYYFCSLGCQRTFESPEAELKSMRKRVTIALTGVLALALLRAAAFMFLAAGATIVSWAPIPALPWFTWGVWLFILVTPVQFIGGWGFYKGAWNALTNRSINMDLLIALGTTVAYLYSIAVIFTPELLPVKVEERDVYFEVSAVIIAFVLLGKYMEELIKKRSSAAIRKLMDLKPATARVLRNGIETDIPASQVMVDEIMIVKPGEKIPTDGVVIEGSSSVDESMLTGESMPVEKKIGATVIGATLNQKGLLKIKATRVGAETTLAQIIKLVEEAQTTTAPIQRLADQVTGYFVPAVVITAFLSFVLWWASGNFPQGLLAFIAVLIIACPCALGIATPAALMVGVGKGAEAGILIRGGEVLERAKKLTTIVFDKTGTLTMGKPTVTDLVSLATLSENELLALAASLESGSEHPLAEAIVAEAKKRMLVLPKLEKFEAIPGHGIQGRVDGKNILMGNRLLFEKEKILAEKAESTMVQFESMGKTAMLMGVNQTLVGVIAVADALKAEAAPAIALLKAEGLKIVLLSGDNQKTAEAIAKQVGIDRVIAEVLPSDKARHVQGLKDQGEVVAMVGDGVNDAPALATADIGIAIGSGSDVAKETGGIILVKNDVSDVLTSIRLSRATMRKIKQNLFWAFIYNGVGVPVAALGFLNPIIAAAAMALSSLSVIINSALLKRFKISTHPSIIGNDR
- a CDS encoding alginate export family protein, with protein sequence MIRKNLSIVFLVLIFIPLLSTKSLKAEEKKHWTDVVKIEAELRTRSETNLNYNNIPGDSLATASFAYPETTGNASFVLLRTRLGLNILPHEHVGLYVQLQDSRTFGLVGLTENNSGGNGVSGSFGIHQAYLDLLDIGNSGISLRVGRQELKYGKERLVGAFGWHNVARSFDAVRLKFEWKERLISDWFASIVARGAGADNYFLGTYNTLKSLPTGDLDAYFLVDLDGDAVGGAKRRIYTGGLRSYGKFKLGLDYDVEAAVQFGDIGASDLLAGAGHASLGYTFDNAYKPRLELEYNFASGDGNAADGKAHTFYNLYPTNHDKYGVMDFFGWRNLHDISTNISVAPIDKTKLSLAYHAFLLPKPVDGFYRAGMGFNTTGLRSGNAGASSFAGHEVDLLFTWKPIEYLDLLAGYSIFIPGQFFQDTTASTNDMAHFFYLQLSGHYQ
- a CDS encoding cyclic nucleotide-binding domain-containing protein, giving the protein MDFPKLENSWPAMIKEGQPLTFKKGQALFYEGHSPYGVFLIRSGQVEFWKEDGNPTQDNHRHTIAQGEIIGLDVFASGDAHCCTCMAAEDCQAVFISKTQLLPFFDIH
- a CDS encoding Crp/Fnr family transcriptional regulator, which encodes MNKISKLDCVSCSSRVLGVLCNLEQPALEECNQHKTTNEYKKGQVIFYEGNQAYGLYCIFTGRVKLFKTGVDGKQQIVRIAGPGDLLGYRSLFSDEPYSATAEALENATICCVDRNAFFPVLAKNPELALNIISKLCRELRQAEELATSIAQRSVRERMAELLLMLKEAYGKPTKKGVLIDLKLSREELAEMIGITQETAIRLLSEFKGDGVIEVRDRDITIVDAKALLETARLEI